One window of the Anaeromyxobacter dehalogenans 2CP-C genome contains the following:
- a CDS encoding Ig-like domain-containing protein, which produces MSAPEGRAGTRLRRAGAPLAGAAVLALLVACGAGGGSSSSGKGYPQPSPKGRVLGLSSAATIGAQGGTLVSPDGLLTVTVPAGAVASPVAFTVDEITNTAPGAIDPTKAYRLGPEGTIFSSPVQLTFVAGPAGTPLDGIAVAYQERQGFWLRYRDRDIARDLAAGTLTVASLHFSDWSLVGSSARDLDGTVTVDSTLSKTYTASGTLALNYAAEDGSGAYFLQWGTLALDTAAVTAPDVACTAADTAFELEATIAEVVASPAFRFGITARWPLSCSYAGGPSYDELLSLQFDTLGIYHPTCRRTLAAGSVISQDHLQGQYTLDCAAAGVVQLTWDLTTAAMRVPVAADDAVTVSEGSFVVVNVLANDTVADGVAGLAILAGPANGTAILNPDRTVTYTPSPGYFGADAFTYQVTDSDGQTGSATVSVAVTAVDSGSPVAVDDAVTTLEDTATTVNVLANDTVQDPPATVAIATAPGKGTATVNADGTITYTPSANAFGADVFSYQVSDYDGQVATATVSVTVTPVDDGPPTAAGEAVTLAEGGVVVIGVLANDTVVDGVSALEVIAGPTGGTAVVNADHTITYTPAPAFNGADAFTYQVTDGDGQTASATVNITVTAVDSGAPAAVADSASTPEGTAVVVPVLANDTVLDRPATVTVLAAPAHGSAVANADGTVTYTPAAGWNGTDAFTYQVADADGQIASATVNVTVTPVDSGTPAAVADAATTPEGSAIAVAVLANDTVQDPPATVTLLSAPAHGSAVANADGTVTYTPAAGWNGSDVFTYQVADLDGQTASATVSITVTAVDSGAPVAAADGATTAEGTAVVVAVLANDTVQDLPATVTVLSAPAHGTAVANADGTVTYTPPAGWNGADAFAYQVADLDGQTASATVNVTVTPVDSGAPVAVADSVTTGEGIATLVAVLANDTVLDPPATVTVLAPPAHGTAIVNADGTITYTPAAGWNGADAFTYQVADLDGQAATASVTVSVTPADSGAPVALADSASTAEGSPAIVPVLANDVVLDLPPTVTIAAAPAHGTAVANADGTVTYTPVAGWNGTDVFTYQVSDLDGQTALADVTVTVTPADSGAPVAAADAATTAEDTPVAVAVLANDSVADPPASVSLLAPPAHGAAAVQADGSVVYTPAANWFGEDAFTYQVADLDGQVASAAVSVTVSPVDDGPPVPVDDAATVPVDTPTIVAVLANDAVVDGVASVVIAGAPASGTAVANADGTITYTPGAGYAGPDAFTYQVTDTDGQSATGTVSITVTSP; this is translated from the coding sequence ATGAGCGCGCCGGAAGGACGAGCGGGGACGAGGCTTCGGCGCGCGGGTGCGCCGCTGGCGGGCGCCGCCGTCCTCGCGCTGCTCGTCGCCTGCGGCGCGGGCGGCGGATCGAGCTCCTCCGGGAAGGGCTACCCGCAGCCGTCGCCGAAGGGGCGGGTCCTCGGCCTGTCCTCGGCCGCGACGATCGGCGCCCAGGGCGGGACCCTCGTGTCGCCCGACGGCCTGCTCACGGTCACGGTTCCCGCCGGCGCCGTGGCTTCGCCGGTGGCCTTCACCGTGGACGAGATCACGAACACCGCCCCCGGCGCGATCGATCCGACCAAGGCCTACCGCCTCGGCCCGGAGGGGACGATCTTCTCGTCGCCGGTGCAGCTGACGTTCGTGGCGGGGCCCGCGGGCACGCCGCTCGACGGCATCGCCGTCGCGTACCAGGAGCGCCAGGGCTTCTGGCTGCGGTACCGCGACCGCGACATCGCCCGCGACCTCGCGGCCGGGACGCTCACGGTCGCCTCGCTGCACTTCAGCGACTGGAGCCTGGTGGGGAGCTCCGCCCGCGATCTCGACGGCACGGTCACGGTGGACTCCACCCTGAGCAAGACCTACACCGCCAGCGGGACCCTCGCGCTGAACTACGCGGCCGAGGACGGGTCCGGCGCCTACTTCCTGCAGTGGGGGACGCTCGCCCTCGACACGGCGGCCGTCACCGCCCCCGACGTCGCCTGCACCGCGGCGGACACGGCGTTCGAGCTCGAGGCGACCATCGCCGAGGTGGTGGCCTCGCCCGCGTTCCGCTTCGGCATCACGGCGCGGTGGCCGCTCTCGTGCAGCTACGCCGGCGGCCCCTCCTATGACGAGCTGCTCTCGCTCCAGTTCGACACGCTCGGCATCTACCACCCGACCTGCAGGCGGACGCTCGCCGCCGGCTCGGTGATCTCGCAGGATCACCTGCAGGGCCAGTACACGCTGGACTGCGCGGCGGCCGGGGTGGTGCAGCTGACCTGGGACCTGACCACCGCCGCCATGCGCGTCCCGGTGGCGGCGGACGACGCGGTGACGGTGTCCGAGGGCTCGTTCGTGGTGGTGAACGTCCTCGCGAACGACACCGTGGCCGACGGCGTGGCGGGGCTGGCGATCCTCGCCGGACCGGCGAACGGCACCGCCATCCTGAACCCGGACCGGACGGTCACCTACACCCCGTCGCCGGGCTACTTCGGCGCGGACGCGTTCACGTACCAGGTCACCGACTCCGACGGCCAGACCGGCTCTGCGACCGTGAGCGTCGCGGTGACCGCGGTGGACAGCGGCTCGCCGGTGGCCGTGGACGACGCGGTCACGACGCTCGAGGACACCGCGACCACCGTGAACGTGCTCGCCAACGACACGGTGCAGGATCCCCCTGCGACGGTGGCCATCGCGACCGCGCCCGGGAAGGGCACCGCCACGGTGAACGCCGACGGGACGATCACGTACACTCCGTCCGCCAATGCGTTCGGCGCGGACGTGTTCAGCTACCAGGTGAGCGACTACGACGGGCAGGTCGCGACCGCGACGGTCTCGGTCACGGTGACCCCGGTAGACGACGGGCCGCCCACGGCCGCAGGCGAGGCGGTGACGCTCGCGGAGGGCGGCGTCGTCGTCATCGGGGTCCTCGCCAACGACACGGTGGTGGACGGCGTCTCCGCGCTCGAGGTGATCGCCGGGCCGACCGGCGGGACGGCGGTCGTGAACGCCGACCACACGATCACGTACACGCCGGCGCCCGCGTTCAACGGGGCGGACGCCTTCACCTACCAGGTGACCGACGGCGACGGGCAGACCGCCAGCGCGACCGTGAACATCACGGTGACGGCCGTGGACAGCGGCGCGCCGGCCGCCGTGGCGGACTCGGCCTCGACGCCGGAAGGCACCGCCGTCGTGGTGCCGGTGCTCGCGAACGACACCGTGCTCGATCGACCCGCCACCGTGACCGTGCTCGCCGCGCCGGCGCACGGGAGCGCGGTCGCGAACGCGGACGGCACGGTGACCTACACGCCGGCGGCGGGCTGGAACGGCACCGATGCCTTCACCTACCAGGTGGCCGACGCCGACGGACAGATCGCTTCCGCGACCGTGAACGTCACCGTCACCCCGGTGGACAGCGGCACCCCCGCCGCGGTCGCCGACGCCGCGACCACGCCGGAGGGGAGCGCGATCGCGGTCGCCGTGCTCGCGAACGACACGGTTCAGGACCCGCCGGCGACGGTGACGCTGCTCTCCGCGCCGGCGCACGGGAGCGCGGTCGCGAACGCGGACGGCACGGTGACGTACACGCCGGCCGCGGGCTGGAACGGCTCCGACGTCTTCACGTACCAGGTGGCGGATCTCGATGGGCAGACCGCCAGCGCGACCGTGAGCATCACCGTGACCGCGGTGGACAGCGGCGCGCCGGTGGCGGCGGCGGATGGCGCCACCACGGCGGAGGGCACCGCGGTCGTGGTCGCCGTGCTCGCGAACGACACGGTCCAGGATCTGCCGGCGACCGTGACCGTGCTCTCGGCGCCGGCGCACGGGACGGCGGTGGCGAACGCGGACGGAACCGTGACGTACACGCCGCCGGCCGGGTGGAACGGTGCCGACGCGTTCGCGTACCAGGTGGCGGACCTCGACGGTCAGACCGCCTCGGCCACGGTCAACGTGACGGTCACGCCCGTGGACAGCGGGGCGCCGGTGGCGGTGGCGGACTCGGTCACCACGGGGGAGGGCATCGCCACCCTCGTCGCGGTGCTCGCGAACGACACGGTCCTCGATCCTCCCGCGACCGTGACGGTGCTCGCTCCTCCGGCGCACGGGACCGCCATCGTCAACGCCGACGGGACCATCACCTACACGCCGGCGGCGGGGTGGAATGGCGCGGACGCGTTCACGTACCAGGTCGCCGATCTCGACGGACAGGCCGCCACGGCGAGCGTGACCGTGTCGGTGACGCCGGCGGACAGCGGCGCGCCCGTCGCCCTCGCCGACTCCGCCAGCACGGCGGAGGGGAGCCCGGCGATCGTGCCGGTGCTCGCGAACGACGTCGTCCTCGATCTCCCGCCCACCGTCACGATCGCCGCGGCGCCTGCGCACGGCACGGCGGTGGCGAACGCGGATGGCACGGTGACGTACACGCCGGTGGCGGGCTGGAACGGCACCGACGTGTTCACCTACCAGGTGTCCGACCTCGACGGGCAGACCGCGCTCGCGGACGTGACCGTCACGGTGACGCCGGCGGACAGCGGCGCGCCGGTGGCGGCGGCGGACGCGGCGACGACCGCGGAGGACACGCCGGTCGCGGTGGCGGTCCTCGCGAACGACAGCGTGGCCGATCCGCCCGCCTCCGTGAGCCTGCTGGCACCGCCCGCGCATGGAGCGGCGGCGGTGCAGGCGGACGGCAGCGTCGTCTACACGCCAGCCGCGAACTGGTTCGGAGAGGACGCGTTCACCTACCAGGTGGCCGATCTGGATGGTCAGGTCGCGTCCGCGGCGGTGTCGGTCACGGTCTCGCCGGTGGACGACGGCCCGCCGGTCCCGGTGGACGACGCGGCGACCGTGCCGGTGGACACCCCGACGATCGTCGCCGTCCTCGCGAACGACGCCGTCGTCGACGGCGTGGCGTCGGTCGTCATCGCCGGCGCGCCGGCCAGCGGGACCGCGGTGGCCAACGCCGACGGCACCATCACCTACACGCCGGGGGCCGGCTACGCCGGGCCGGATGCGTTCACGTACCAGGTCACCGACACCGACGGTCAGTCGGCGACGGGAACCGTCTCCATCACCGTCACCTCTCCCTGA
- a CDS encoding NHL repeat-containing protein, whose translation MSRAIVFQSVLGLALVFGPAVGAAQAFRHQTTVYSDPKEAQLRRPEGVACGAGGAVVVADTGNARLLLYTYRDGTLSGGTQVKLAQVPYPYRVQLDPKGEVLVLDEKLRKIVRLDAKGAFLGNVDLQGAPAGVLPGSFKVDGAGNLYVLDVLGPRVLVTDAAGKVIRQLDLPREGAQFTDVAVDGGGTVYAVDAVGAAIWIADKSATAFKRLTESRKDVMSFPTYLAFHQGKLYAVDQHGGGIAILGSDGSFQGRQLALGWGPGLVYYPAQICFEPDGAVFVADRGNDRIQVFDTGR comes from the coding sequence GTGTCGAGAGCGATCGTGTTCCAGTCGGTGTTGGGGCTCGCGCTGGTGTTCGGGCCGGCCGTGGGCGCCGCCCAGGCCTTCCGCCACCAGACCACCGTCTACTCCGATCCGAAGGAAGCCCAGCTTCGGCGGCCCGAAGGCGTGGCCTGCGGGGCGGGCGGCGCCGTCGTCGTCGCCGACACCGGCAACGCCCGGCTGCTGCTGTACACTTACCGTGACGGGACCCTCAGCGGCGGGACCCAGGTGAAGCTCGCCCAGGTGCCGTACCCGTACCGCGTGCAGCTCGATCCCAAGGGCGAGGTGCTCGTCCTCGACGAGAAGCTGCGCAAGATCGTGCGGCTCGACGCGAAGGGAGCCTTCCTCGGCAACGTGGACCTGCAGGGCGCGCCGGCCGGCGTGCTCCCCGGCAGCTTCAAGGTGGACGGCGCGGGCAACCTGTACGTCCTGGACGTCCTCGGGCCGCGAGTGCTCGTGACCGACGCGGCCGGCAAGGTGATCCGGCAGCTCGACCTGCCGCGCGAGGGCGCGCAGTTCACGGACGTGGCGGTGGACGGAGGCGGCACGGTGTACGCCGTGGACGCGGTGGGCGCCGCGATCTGGATCGCGGACAAGAGCGCGACCGCGTTCAAGCGCCTCACCGAGTCGCGCAAGGACGTGATGAGCTTCCCCACCTACCTCGCGTTCCACCAGGGCAAGCTCTACGCCGTGGACCAGCATGGCGGCGGGATCGCGATCCTCGGCTCCGACGGCTCGTTCCAGGGGCGGCAGCTCGCGCTCGGCTGGGGCCCCGGCCTGGTCTACTACCCCGCCCAGATCTGCTTCGAGCCGGACGGCGCCGTGTTCGTGGCGGATCGCGGCAACGACCGCATCCAGGTCTTCGACACCGGCCGGTGA
- a CDS encoding cytochrome c3 family protein: MAVTRTMRLWRILALAAVTAGVLLAPAGAGAADRKFKRKECLDCHTEEAKKFSAFRYTHEAVKKGECEACHQRHGIVPKLLLKESGNKLCYSCHKPASIGMDQPNVHAVLKTGSCTQCHAVHGSNAPHMLKAEGSAACWECHDRKAFERKNVHPVLAKEGCGACHATHASAQKALLKAEEGQLCVKCHAPTSGGFAKAHGGYPVAGKRCSACHEPHSSDQPKLMKASVHSALSGGCDQCHAAPGSPKPFAVQEAGGKLCANCHDAKDVTKGQKVVHAPVRKEECVACHDPHASNNPAMTRAPGAALCAGCHPGKDARKLVSHKAMSGPKACLGCHQPHAAPVKGLLATDVSKGCAACHPKVADQAKRKVVHVPFKDGDCATCHDPHGSDFPGMTASRQDKLCFGCHADAETRFVKAHTHKPVIEGKCSACHAGHSADRPKLLKTDGAKMCQGCHGELMKLASAGVVHKPFAEGACLTCHDPHGSNAGGMIVKDQKALCLSCHAKVAANSDSAKSVHAAFASGECTKCHNPHGAKLKGLLNAAGPDLCFSCHTKQKEKMAGETRHAPADDCLSCHSPHQSAQPKLTSEPVLALCEQCHDVKASQFSTRHAGIDAKVMHCVACHDPHSSKDPKFLKTAVHPPFAARQCDSCHLPVGGK, encoded by the coding sequence ATGGCCGTGACGCGCACGATGAGACTCTGGCGGATCCTCGCGCTGGCGGCCGTCACCGCCGGCGTGCTCCTGGCGCCCGCGGGGGCGGGCGCCGCCGATCGCAAGTTCAAGCGGAAGGAGTGCCTCGACTGCCACACCGAGGAGGCGAAGAAGTTCTCCGCCTTCCGGTACACGCACGAGGCGGTGAAGAAGGGCGAGTGCGAGGCTTGCCACCAGCGCCACGGCATCGTCCCGAAGCTCCTGCTCAAGGAGAGCGGGAACAAGCTCTGCTACTCGTGCCACAAGCCGGCGTCCATCGGCATGGACCAGCCGAACGTCCACGCGGTCCTGAAGACCGGCTCGTGCACGCAGTGTCACGCCGTCCACGGCTCGAACGCGCCGCACATGCTGAAGGCGGAGGGGAGCGCCGCCTGCTGGGAGTGTCACGACCGCAAGGCGTTCGAGCGGAAGAACGTGCACCCGGTGCTCGCGAAGGAGGGCTGCGGCGCGTGCCACGCCACCCACGCCTCGGCGCAGAAGGCGCTCCTCAAGGCGGAGGAGGGGCAGCTCTGCGTGAAGTGCCACGCGCCCACCTCCGGCGGGTTCGCCAAGGCGCACGGCGGGTACCCGGTGGCCGGGAAGCGCTGCAGCGCCTGCCACGAGCCGCACTCGTCCGACCAGCCGAAGCTCATGAAGGCCTCGGTCCACTCGGCGCTCTCCGGCGGCTGCGATCAGTGCCACGCCGCGCCGGGCAGCCCGAAGCCGTTCGCGGTGCAGGAGGCGGGCGGCAAGCTGTGCGCCAACTGCCATGACGCGAAGGACGTCACCAAGGGCCAGAAGGTGGTCCACGCGCCCGTGCGCAAGGAGGAGTGCGTCGCCTGCCACGATCCGCACGCCTCGAACAACCCCGCCATGACCCGGGCGCCGGGCGCCGCGCTCTGCGCCGGGTGCCACCCGGGCAAGGACGCCAGGAAGCTCGTCAGCCACAAGGCGATGTCCGGCCCGAAGGCCTGCCTCGGCTGCCACCAGCCGCACGCGGCGCCGGTGAAGGGCCTCCTCGCGACGGACGTCTCGAAGGGCTGCGCCGCCTGCCACCCGAAGGTCGCCGACCAGGCCAAGCGCAAGGTCGTCCACGTGCCGTTCAAGGACGGTGACTGCGCCACCTGCCACGATCCGCACGGCTCGGACTTCCCGGGCATGACCGCGTCGCGCCAGGACAAGCTGTGCTTCGGGTGCCACGCCGACGCGGAGACCCGGTTCGTGAAGGCGCACACGCACAAGCCGGTGATCGAGGGCAAGTGCAGCGCCTGCCACGCGGGCCACTCGGCCGACCGGCCCAAGCTGCTGAAGACCGACGGCGCGAAGATGTGCCAGGGGTGCCACGGCGAGCTCATGAAGCTCGCCTCCGCCGGCGTGGTCCACAAGCCGTTCGCCGAGGGGGCCTGCCTGACCTGCCACGATCCGCACGGCTCGAACGCCGGCGGGATGATCGTGAAGGACCAGAAGGCGCTCTGCCTGTCCTGCCACGCCAAGGTGGCGGCGAACTCCGACTCGGCCAAGAGCGTCCACGCGGCGTTCGCGTCGGGGGAGTGCACCAAGTGCCACAACCCGCACGGCGCCAAGCTGAAGGGCCTGCTCAACGCGGCCGGCCCGGACCTCTGCTTCTCCTGCCACACCAAGCAGAAGGAGAAGATGGCCGGGGAGACCCGGCACGCGCCCGCCGACGACTGCCTCTCCTGCCACTCGCCGCACCAGTCGGCGCAGCCCAAGCTCACCAGCGAACCGGTGCTGGCGCTCTGCGAGCAGTGCCACGACGTGAAGGCGTCGCAGTTCTCGACCCGCCACGCCGGCATCGACGCGAAGGTCATGCACTGCGTGGCGTGCCACGACCCGCACTCGTCCAAGGACCCGAAGTTCCTCAAGACGGCGGTCCACCCGCCCTTCGCCGCGCGCCAGTGCGACAGCTGTCACCTGCCGGTCGGCGGGAAGTGA
- a CDS encoding peptidyl-prolyl cis-trans isomerase, translated as MTIPPVTSRSLLVAVLAFTAPRMIFAAEPSKPSGPGATAQPAKAAEPAAAAKPAPMTARIEAPLFSPLFARMPIARIDDQVVPLADLQEALASTHGERSAGAATAPDFKVVLQRIIDSRLLIMEAREMGLDELPELKEQLAVFKDVTLRETLQQQVTKDVKPDALEVERVYKESVRRWKVRSLLFQKEEDAAAVKPALAGGKSFVELAKQLVAEKKADGSGEPEVLPPDQILPAVAAALQPLHKGEVTAPLKLQNGFAILYVEDLVYPDDPAKRAEAEAASIDRQGGQILIAFRKELDRKYVKIDEALLRKIDFDAPKPGFAVLVKDKRPIARIAGEAPITVSDLANAVGEKFFHGVEKPQQEKRVDKLKRPRLDGLIYKRVFTKEARVRKLDQSEEYLRAVADQENSLVFGTFVQRVLVPDVSIKDADLRAYYDGHRDEFTAAPLYRLDQLAFPDMKGAQRAAERLARGTDFKWLKANAEGQLAPAQRALDFEGQLLSAKGLPEDLAGALASAQVGDYRMHQGPRGQGYVVLVVSRTDPQVQPYEEARKDIQKKLFGQALNRAVTDWAAKLRAAHDIETFITRIGN; from the coding sequence ATGACCATTCCGCCCGTCACGTCCCGCTCCCTGCTCGTCGCCGTTCTCGCGTTCACCGCGCCCCGCATGATCTTCGCGGCGGAGCCGTCCAAACCGTCCGGCCCCGGCGCGACGGCCCAGCCGGCGAAGGCAGCCGAACCGGCGGCCGCCGCCAAGCCGGCGCCGATGACGGCGCGCATCGAGGCTCCCCTGTTCTCGCCGCTCTTCGCGCGCATGCCGATCGCGCGCATCGACGACCAGGTCGTCCCGCTCGCGGACCTCCAGGAGGCCCTGGCCTCGACGCACGGTGAGCGGAGCGCAGGGGCCGCCACCGCGCCGGACTTCAAGGTGGTGCTCCAGCGCATCATCGACTCGCGGCTGCTGATCATGGAGGCGCGCGAGATGGGGCTGGACGAGCTGCCGGAGCTGAAGGAGCAGCTGGCGGTCTTCAAGGACGTGACGCTACGCGAGACGCTGCAGCAGCAGGTGACGAAGGACGTCAAGCCGGACGCGCTCGAGGTCGAGCGTGTCTACAAGGAGTCGGTGCGGCGCTGGAAGGTGCGCTCGCTCCTCTTCCAGAAGGAGGAGGATGCCGCTGCGGTGAAGCCGGCCCTCGCCGGCGGCAAGAGCTTCGTCGAGCTGGCGAAGCAGCTCGTCGCGGAGAAGAAGGCGGACGGCAGCGGCGAGCCGGAGGTCCTGCCGCCCGATCAGATCCTGCCCGCCGTGGCGGCCGCGCTCCAGCCGCTGCACAAGGGCGAGGTCACGGCGCCGCTGAAGCTGCAGAACGGGTTCGCGATCCTCTACGTGGAGGACCTCGTCTACCCCGACGATCCGGCCAAGCGGGCCGAGGCCGAGGCGGCGTCCATCGACCGCCAGGGCGGGCAGATCCTCATCGCGTTTCGCAAGGAGCTCGACCGGAAGTACGTGAAGATCGACGAGGCCCTGCTCCGGAAGATCGACTTCGATGCGCCGAAGCCCGGGTTCGCCGTGCTCGTGAAGGACAAGCGGCCCATCGCCCGGATCGCCGGCGAGGCGCCCATCACGGTCAGCGACCTCGCCAACGCGGTCGGCGAGAAGTTCTTCCACGGCGTGGAGAAGCCGCAGCAGGAGAAGCGGGTGGACAAGCTCAAGCGGCCGCGGCTCGACGGGCTCATCTACAAGCGCGTGTTCACGAAGGAGGCGCGCGTCCGGAAGCTCGACCAGTCCGAGGAGTACCTGCGGGCCGTCGCGGACCAGGAGAACTCGCTCGTGTTCGGCACGTTCGTCCAGCGCGTGCTGGTGCCGGACGTCTCCATCAAGGACGCCGACCTGCGGGCGTACTACGACGGCCACCGCGACGAGTTCACCGCGGCGCCGCTGTACCGGCTCGACCAGCTCGCGTTCCCCGACATGAAGGGCGCGCAGCGGGCCGCCGAGCGGCTCGCCCGCGGCACCGACTTCAAGTGGCTCAAGGCGAACGCGGAGGGGCAGCTCGCCCCGGCACAGCGCGCGCTCGACTTCGAGGGCCAGCTCCTCTCCGCCAAGGGGCTCCCGGAGGATCTCGCGGGGGCGCTCGCGTCCGCGCAGGTCGGCGACTACCGCATGCACCAGGGTCCCCGGGGGCAGGGGTACGTGGTGCTGGTGGTGTCCCGCACCGACCCGCAGGTCCAGCCGTACGAGGAGGCCCGGAAGGACATCCAGAAGAAGCTGTTCGGGCAGGCGCTGAACCGCGCGGTGACGGACTGGGCCGCGAAGCTGCGCGCCGCGCACGACATCGAGACGTTCATCACCCGCATCGGCAACTGA
- a CDS encoding cytochrome c3 family protein produces the protein MRSRTALLLVFLAAAGPALGAPKAPPAKAQPAAAAPKQGNPYRLKTGAEGKLCLDCHADFEQKLAQKSVHTPVRTRDCVGCHNPHASDHGKLLADTGGQICARCHGGMIPASAKSLHAPVSEGKCASCHAAHASNFKNNLLKGGAELCAGCHKNLVDGIVAAKVKHKPVENDCATCHEIHGSAAAPSLLKKDAPDLCVGCHRPDGAIFLKKHMNYPVGKARCTTCHDPHGSNKPGMLYDHVHPPVARGQCAQCHEPPGSPNRFKPKQAGVELCKLCHAPKIGEFTAKARVHRPVLEGDACLTCHGPHASKQAGLPRANLTVVCGECHADTIKRQKLSPAKHEPVGAGECGACHDPHSSDAPLMLTGANRIEMCGKCHDWQRHSSHPIGEKVKDPRNPNRNVDCLSCHRAHGTEYAQMLPFPTTTDLCTKCHESFKR, from the coding sequence ATGCGCTCGCGAACCGCTCTCCTCCTCGTGTTCCTCGCCGCGGCCGGCCCGGCGCTGGGCGCGCCCAAGGCTCCGCCGGCGAAGGCCCAGCCCGCCGCGGCCGCGCCGAAGCAGGGCAACCCGTACCGCCTGAAGACCGGCGCCGAGGGCAAGCTCTGCCTCGACTGCCACGCGGACTTCGAGCAGAAGCTCGCGCAGAAGTCGGTGCACACGCCGGTCCGGACGCGCGACTGCGTCGGCTGCCACAACCCGCACGCCTCGGACCACGGCAAGCTGCTCGCGGACACCGGCGGTCAGATCTGCGCCCGGTGCCACGGCGGGATGATCCCGGCCTCGGCGAAGAGCCTCCACGCCCCGGTGAGCGAGGGCAAGTGCGCGAGCTGTCACGCCGCGCACGCCTCGAACTTCAAGAACAACCTGCTGAAGGGCGGGGCGGAGCTCTGCGCCGGCTGCCACAAGAACCTGGTGGACGGCATCGTGGCGGCGAAGGTGAAGCACAAGCCGGTCGAGAACGACTGCGCGACCTGCCACGAGATCCACGGCTCCGCGGCCGCGCCGAGCCTGCTCAAGAAGGACGCGCCGGACCTCTGCGTCGGGTGCCACCGCCCGGACGGCGCCATCTTCCTGAAGAAGCACATGAACTACCCGGTCGGGAAGGCGCGCTGCACGACCTGCCACGACCCGCACGGCTCGAACAAGCCGGGCATGCTCTACGACCACGTCCACCCGCCGGTCGCGCGCGGGCAGTGCGCCCAGTGCCACGAGCCGCCCGGCTCGCCGAACCGCTTCAAGCCGAAGCAGGCGGGCGTCGAGCTCTGCAAGCTGTGCCACGCGCCGAAGATCGGCGAGTTCACCGCCAAGGCGCGGGTGCACCGGCCGGTGCTGGAGGGCGACGCCTGCCTGACCTGCCACGGCCCGCACGCGTCGAAGCAGGCGGGCCTGCCGCGGGCGAACCTGACGGTGGTCTGCGGCGAGTGCCACGCGGACACCATCAAGCGGCAGAAGCTCTCGCCGGCGAAGCACGAGCCGGTCGGCGCCGGGGAGTGCGGGGCCTGCCACGATCCGCACTCCTCCGACGCGCCGCTCATGCTCACCGGGGCGAACCGGATCGAGATGTGCGGCAAGTGCCACGACTGGCAGCGCCACTCGTCCCACCCGATCGGCGAGAAGGTGAAGGACCCGCGCAACCCGAACCGGAACGTGGACTGCCTGAGCTGCCACCGCGCCCACGGGACCGAGTACGCGCAGATGCTGCCGTTCCCGACGACCACCGACCTGTGCACGAAGTGCCACGAGTCGTTCAAGAGGTGA
- a CDS encoding cytochrome C, translating to MHGSAAKTSGSGLVQGADASSTCLICHAGVSSAPHSVLSLSVQPGAAPLNMTPGGDFAWLTKSWSWAGTAGLETSPGDAHGHNVVAADYGRFADPRHPTAPGGSYPSNQLSCVSCHDPHGKYRVREGGVVATGGAPVVASGSYGDRSAYVTPSQTTAIGTYRMLAGVGYQPRTLAGVNAFSADPPVALAPSAYNQGERIADVRVAYGSGMSEWCGNCHGAIHTPANPTRPGEFMHPSGSTAKLGMLSNVYNAYVKTGDLGGSYVLAYTSLVPYEEGTADRATLAASTSSDGMVRTGPVRGQENVMCLSCHRAHASGWDASLRWNVKSEYVVASGQWPGIDAIGEAGRAPVAQGRTRAETRGAMYDREPTAFASFQTSLCNKCHAK from the coding sequence ATGCACGGCAGCGCGGCGAAGACCTCGGGATCGGGCCTGGTCCAGGGGGCCGACGCGAGCTCCACCTGCCTGATCTGCCACGCGGGCGTGTCCTCCGCGCCGCACTCGGTCCTCTCGCTCTCGGTGCAGCCCGGCGCCGCGCCGCTCAACATGACGCCGGGCGGCGACTTCGCGTGGCTGACGAAGTCGTGGTCCTGGGCCGGCACGGCGGGGCTCGAGACGAGCCCGGGGGACGCCCACGGCCACAACGTCGTCGCCGCCGACTACGGGCGCTTCGCGGATCCCCGGCACCCCACCGCGCCGGGCGGCAGCTATCCCTCGAACCAGCTCTCGTGCGTCAGCTGCCACGATCCGCACGGCAAGTACCGCGTCCGGGAGGGCGGGGTCGTGGCCACCGGCGGCGCACCCGTCGTCGCCTCCGGCTCCTACGGCGATCGCAGCGCTTACGTGACGCCGAGCCAGACCACCGCGATCGGCACGTACCGCATGCTGGCGGGCGTCGGCTACCAGCCGCGGACGCTCGCGGGCGTCAACGCGTTCTCGGCGGATCCGCCCGTCGCGCTCGCGCCCAGCGCCTACAACCAGGGCGAGCGGATCGCGGACGTCCGTGTGGCGTACGGCAGCGGGATGTCCGAGTGGTGCGGCAACTGCCACGGCGCGATCCACACCCCGGCGAACCCGACGCGTCCGGGGGAGTTCATGCACCCCTCCGGCAGCACGGCGAAGCTGGGCATGCTCTCCAACGTGTACAACGCCTACGTGAAGACCGGTGACCTCGGCGGGAGCTACGTGCTCGCGTACACGTCGCTGGTACCGTACGAGGAGGGCACCGCCGACCGTGCCACGCTGGCGGCGAGCACGTCCAGCGACGGGATGGTCCGGACCGGGCCGGTGCGCGGGCAGGAGAACGTGATGTGTCTCTCCTGCCATCGCGCGCACGCCTCGGGCTGGGACGCATCGCTGCGCTGGAACGTGAAGAGCGAGTACGTCGTGGCCAGCGGGCAGTGGCCGGGGATCGACGCCATCGGGGAGGCCGGGCGGGCGCCGGTGGCCCAGGGGCGCACCCGGGCCGAGACGCGCGGGGCGATGTACGACCGCGAGCCGACCGCGTTCGCCAGCTTCCAGACCAGCCTCTGCAACAAGTGTCACGCGAAGTGA